The following coding sequences lie in one Armatimonadota bacterium genomic window:
- a CDS encoding homoserine O-acetyltransferase gives MEQEPETDNALFQENERQTPLGDGRRYFDAGDMQLKAGGFLPSVTVAYETWGELNPSRSNAVLICHALSGDSHAVGWWDRLVGPGRTIDTEKYFVVGTNVLGGCRGTTGPCSMAEDGKPYGSRFPTILVEDMVEAQKRLTEALGVGKWALVAGGSMGGMQAIQWSVQCPQMVDRVWCTASCAAHSAMQIGFNEAGRQAVLRDPAFLGGDYYPGPGPVNGLAVARMIGHLTFLSESSFASKFGRALQGKEAFSYNGGTEFAVESYLNYQGDKFNQRFDANSHLVLTRAIDYYRLESFSGAGARFLFTAFDSDWIYPSHQSRELHRLAQLAGCQSEFVEINCPWGHDAFLLEEVEQGRLVRGFLSV, from the coding sequence ATGGAGCAAGAGCCCGAGACGGACAATGCCCTGTTCCAAGAAAATGAGCGGCAGACCCCGCTCGGCGATGGACGCCGGTATTTTGACGCCGGGGATATGCAACTCAAGGCCGGAGGGTTCCTGCCGTCGGTCACGGTCGCGTATGAAACATGGGGCGAACTGAACCCCTCGCGCAGTAATGCGGTTTTGATCTGCCACGCCTTGAGTGGCGACAGCCACGCCGTCGGTTGGTGGGATCGGTTGGTAGGTCCGGGCCGCACCATAGACACCGAAAAGTATTTTGTCGTCGGGACGAACGTTCTCGGCGGTTGCCGGGGCACCACCGGACCTTGTTCCATGGCAGAAGACGGCAAGCCCTACGGCTCGCGGTTCCCCACGATCCTGGTTGAGGACATGGTGGAGGCACAGAAGCGCCTGACGGAAGCTTTAGGGGTGGGGAAATGGGCCTTGGTCGCCGGCGGGAGCATGGGCGGGATGCAGGCCATTCAATGGTCCGTGCAGTGCCCACAAATGGTAGATCGGGTTTGGTGCACCGCCAGTTGTGCGGCCCACAGCGCGATGCAGATCGGCTTCAATGAGGCGGGTCGGCAAGCGGTGCTCCGCGACCCTGCGTTCCTCGGCGGCGACTATTATCCTGGCCCGGGGCCCGTCAACGGACTGGCGGTGGCCCGAATGATCGGGCACCTCACGTTCCTGAGCGAATCGAGTTTTGCCAGCAAATTCGGCCGCGCATTGCAGGGCAAAGAGGCATTTTCTTACAATGGCGGCACCGAATTCGCAGTGGAAAGCTATCTGAACTACCAAGGGGACAAGTTCAACCAGCGGTTCGACGCCAATTCTCACCTGGTGCTCACCCGGGCGATCGACTACTACCGGTTGGAGTCTTTTTCCGGTGCCGGCGCCCGGTTCCTGTTCACGGCCTTTGACTCCGATTGGATCTACCCATCGCACCAAAGCCGGGAATTGCACCGCTTGGCGCAGCTGGCCGGTTGCCAATCGGAGTTTGTGGAGATCAACTGCCCATGGGGCCACGATGCGTTCCTTTTGGAAGAGGTGGAGCAAGGCCGGTTGGTGCGGGGGTTTCTATCCGTCTAG
- a CDS encoding 50S ribosomal protein L28, whose product MAKVCQVSGKKANKAKHVRHRHSAWKFRAPHKNRWQHANLQRVTINTPNGKVRLLVAASVMKTEEFAKVICGLKPIPKEWLARADYSL is encoded by the coding sequence ATGGCAAAGGTCTGTCAGGTCAGTGGAAAGAAGGCGAACAAAGCCAAGCACGTGCGGCACCGCCACTCCGCGTGGAAGTTCCGCGCCCCCCACAAGAACCGGTGGCAACACGCCAACCTTCAGCGCGTGACCATCAACACGCCGAACGGCAAAGTCCGCCTGTTGGTGGCGGCCAGCGTGATGAAGACTGAAGAATTCGCCAAGGTGATCTGCGGTTTGAAGCCCATTCCGAAAGAATGGCTCGCCCGGGCCGATTACAGCCTCTAG
- a CDS encoding pyridoxal phosphate-dependent aminotransferase — protein sequence MALPISDRAQAMPASPIRKLAPYADAAKKAGVTVYHLNIGQPDIPSPESYWKAVKECGLSVLEYSNSAGIAELRDKAAADYCRQGIEVTPAQVLITTAGSESLSIAMNVMCNAGDEVIIPEPLYANYIGFAAGTGVNVVPIPTRIEDNFALPPSIEFEKRITDRTRAIVVCNPGNPTGSIYSPAQLKELLAMARANNVYIVADEVYREFYFDGVRPTSVLQLEGSDENVVMVDSVSKRYSLCGARIGFFVTRNPALIDPAVRFAQARLSSPTLEMLGVIGALDTPEEYFQSLRSEYTARRDLLIKRLRAMPGVLCPDVQGAFYAMVRLPIDDSDRFCQWMLEEFRHGNETVMMAPGTGFYSTPGSGKDEVRIAYVLGTDRIAKAMDCLEAALAVYPGRILAGTHH from the coding sequence ATGGCACTCCCCATTTCCGACCGGGCCCAAGCCATGCCGGCTTCGCCGATCCGCAAGCTGGCCCCCTACGCCGACGCCGCCAAAAAGGCCGGTGTCACCGTCTACCACCTCAACATCGGCCAGCCGGACATCCCCAGCCCTGAGTCGTATTGGAAGGCCGTCAAAGAGTGCGGGCTTTCGGTCTTGGAATACTCGAATTCGGCGGGGATCGCCGAGTTGCGCGACAAAGCCGCCGCCGACTATTGCCGCCAAGGCATCGAAGTGACCCCGGCCCAGGTTTTGATCACGACGGCGGGATCAGAATCTCTCAGCATTGCCATGAACGTCATGTGCAATGCCGGGGACGAAGTCATCATCCCCGAACCGCTTTATGCCAATTACATCGGCTTTGCGGCGGGTACCGGGGTTAATGTTGTCCCCATCCCGACCCGCATCGAAGACAACTTCGCCCTTCCTCCAAGCATCGAGTTCGAGAAAAGGATCACCGACCGCACGCGCGCCATCGTCGTCTGCAACCCGGGAAATCCAACCGGTTCCATCTACTCGCCAGCCCAACTAAAGGAGCTCCTTGCCATGGCCAGGGCCAACAACGTCTACATCGTGGCCGACGAGGTGTATCGAGAGTTCTACTTCGATGGAGTCCGGCCGACCAGCGTCTTGCAACTCGAAGGGTCGGACGAAAATGTCGTGATGGTGGATTCCGTGAGCAAGCGGTACAGCCTTTGTGGGGCCCGAATCGGCTTCTTTGTCACGCGCAACCCGGCTTTGATCGATCCGGCCGTGCGGTTCGCCCAAGCGCGGCTGAGCAGCCCCACGTTGGAAATGCTCGGCGTCATCGGGGCATTGGACACACCGGAAGAGTATTTCCAATCGCTCCGATCCGAATACACCGCCCGCCGGGATCTCCTTATCAAACGGCTGCGCGCCATGCCCGGCGTTCTTTGCCCTGATGTTCAAGGGGCGTTCTATGCAATGGTGAGGCTGCCCATCGACGACAGCGACCGGTTCTGCCAATGGATGCTTGAAGAGTTCCGCCATGGGAACGAAACCGTGATGATGGCGCCCGGAACCGGCTTTTACAGCACCCCCGGATCCGGTAAGGATGAAGTCCGCATCGCCTATGTCTTGGGGACGGATCGGATCGCCAAGGCGATGGACTGCCTGGAGGCTGCGCTGGCGGTCTATCCGGGCCGGATTCTCGCGGGGACGCACCACTGA
- a CDS encoding DUF1501 domain-containing protein, whose product MDRFENACNEYRQLSRRKFLGGAAAMSAMATLPVWAPRLAFAQDSSIKDTVVLIYLMGGCDGLTTLVPHGDPLYYALRPTTAVPQPGSGSSYRATDINGYWGLPPALSILKPIFDGQHLGIIPAVGRANYTRSHFEAQAWMQLDSKNVEDGGWIARHLLSSSPIKPDAAVRAFTHSALTPLCLAGAPQLISSGKPESLGLGGNLQGGDEVLDSITRIYSRVKDETRHLVQNARRTIDTFSGIDFEAPAVGANPYEDTELGNALKHIASMIKADIGLEIAHVSRAGWDTHAGQGTNGGLLHVMLTELGNALHTFYHDLTNSGKTNWTVVVISEFGRQVAENGSFGTDHGTGGTVFTMGPNVIGGIHGTWPGLEHENLYEGVDVMPTTDDRDILGDLLQCRLQNGNTQLVFPSKSIPSQPQGFFKAA is encoded by the coding sequence ATGGACAGATTTGAGAACGCATGCAACGAATACCGGCAGCTGAGCCGCCGCAAATTCCTCGGGGGAGCGGCTGCGATGTCGGCCATGGCCACATTGCCGGTTTGGGCGCCCCGGCTGGCGTTTGCGCAAGATTCGTCCATCAAGGACACTGTGGTTCTCATCTACCTCATGGGCGGGTGCGATGGGTTGACAACGCTCGTCCCGCATGGCGACCCCCTCTACTATGCCTTGCGCCCGACCACAGCCGTGCCCCAGCCAGGTTCGGGGAGTTCCTACCGGGCCACCGACATCAACGGATATTGGGGCCTTCCCCCGGCACTTTCGATCCTCAAGCCGATTTTCGATGGTCAACACTTGGGCATCATCCCGGCCGTGGGCCGCGCCAACTACACCCGCTCGCATTTTGAAGCCCAAGCCTGGATGCAGCTGGACTCCAAGAATGTCGAAGATGGCGGGTGGATCGCCCGGCACCTTTTGAGCTCGTCCCCAATCAAGCCGGATGCCGCGGTACGGGCCTTTACCCACAGCGCGCTGACCCCGCTTTGCTTGGCCGGAGCTCCGCAATTGATCTCTTCTGGAAAACCCGAATCCCTGGGTTTGGGCGGCAATCTCCAAGGCGGAGACGAAGTGCTGGACTCCATCACCCGGATCTACTCGCGCGTGAAAGATGAGACCCGGCACCTGGTTCAAAACGCGCGGCGGACGATTGACACATTTTCCGGGATCGATTTTGAAGCTCCGGCGGTTGGTGCGAACCCCTATGAGGACACAGAACTTGGCAATGCCCTCAAGCACATCGCCTCAATGATCAAGGCCGACATCGGCTTAGAGATCGCCCATGTCAGCCGCGCGGGTTGGGATACGCACGCCGGGCAGGGAACAAACGGCGGGCTCCTTCACGTGATGTTGACCGAACTCGGCAATGCGCTCCACACGTTCTACCATGACCTGACGAACTCGGGGAAAACCAATTGGACGGTTGTGGTCATTTCAGAATTTGGCCGCCAAGTGGCCGAAAACGGCTCGTTTGGAACCGACCATGGCACGGGTGGGACCGTCTTTACGATGGGTCCCAACGTGATCGGCGGGATCCACGGGACTTGGCCTGGCTTGGAACACGAAAACCTTTACGAAGGCGTGGATGTGATGCCAACGACCGACGACCGGGACATTCTAGGCGACTTGTTGCAATGCCGCCTGCAAAACGGGAATACGCAATTGGTCTTCCCGTCCAAATCAATCCCCAGTCAGCCGCAAGGATTCTTCAAGGCCGCCTGA
- a CDS encoding DUF692 family protein, with protein MRLAVNASPEAIALRDEGRLPADLLKLALQSEWIEQAADGPVYVHFPFGISPGGVVNFDHEETDWSWVFRLMDETETDHLNLHIKIRESDYPGLTGVEGVLRDCVQCISRLAEHVPVSQVVVENVVARSDDPAPVKEAALGGFFTWLVAETGCGMLLDTAHLRITCLESGLEFRDEVLKFPLHSLREWHICGVGTRLGGDLLLDSMPMSEEDWQATAFVVAAIREGHAARPSIVALEYGGFGDKFSWRSDRQEILSECQAIRQMLSLV; from the coding sequence GTGAGGCTTGCCGTCAACGCCTCCCCCGAGGCCATTGCGCTGCGGGACGAAGGCCGCCTGCCCGCCGACCTGCTCAAGCTCGCGTTGCAATCCGAATGGATCGAACAGGCAGCGGACGGGCCGGTTTACGTCCATTTTCCATTTGGGATCTCGCCAGGCGGGGTTGTCAACTTCGATCATGAGGAAACGGACTGGAGTTGGGTGTTCCGGTTGATGGACGAGACCGAAACCGACCACCTCAACTTGCACATCAAAATCCGGGAATCCGATTACCCGGGTTTGACGGGCGTGGAAGGGGTTTTGCGTGATTGCGTGCAGTGCATTAGCCGCCTGGCCGAACACGTCCCAGTTTCCCAGGTCGTCGTCGAAAACGTCGTCGCCCGGTCAGATGATCCGGCCCCGGTCAAAGAAGCGGCCCTGGGCGGGTTCTTTACCTGGTTGGTCGCCGAGACAGGCTGTGGAATGCTCCTTGACACGGCCCATTTGCGGATCACATGCTTGGAATCAGGGCTTGAATTCCGCGACGAGGTCTTGAAATTCCCCTTGCATTCATTGCGGGAGTGGCATATCTGCGGGGTCGGGACGAGGCTCGGTGGGGATCTCCTGCTGGACAGCATGCCAATGTCGGAGGAAGATTGGCAGGCAACGGCCTTTGTTGTGGCGGCAATCCGGGAGGGGCACGCCGCCCGCCCCTCGATCGTCGCCTTGGAATACGGCGGGTTCGGAGATAAGTTTTCCTGGCGCTCCGATCGACAAGAAATCTTGTCGGAATGCCAGGCGATCCGCCAAATGCTGAGTCTGGTTTGA
- a CDS encoding PilT/PilU family type 4a pilus ATPase, which translates to MRDPDSIELLELIELGYNETASDIFLKANSRPRMKQYSFVRDLPGEWPVLKEADVERLVRTVMSERQWRKFEDTREMDLAFVLEGKCRVRTNVYSQRGSMAAVMRIVPSRIRTLEELGLPPSLSEVTKNRQGLVLVTGPTGSGKTTTLSALIDIINEQRRCHIVTIEDPLEVEHQDKNSYVSQREIGIDTEDFYPAMRAVVREAPDVILVGEMRDTTTMNVALQAGETGHLVFSTVHTASAYETLDRVINMFPPHEKIHLCQRLSNSLRAIVAQKLVPRADGNGRVVAAEILICTPTVSKAIEDGHFGDLYHLMNEGGFWGMQTMNQSLARYVKAGIVTEEVAYNYAGILSELKQMLRR; encoded by the coding sequence ATGCGTGACCCTGATTCCATCGAACTCCTCGAACTGATCGAGCTCGGATACAACGAAACCGCCTCGGACATCTTCCTTAAGGCGAACAGCCGACCCCGGATGAAGCAGTACAGCTTTGTCCGCGATCTTCCGGGCGAGTGGCCGGTATTGAAGGAAGCCGATGTGGAACGCCTGGTCCGCACCGTTATGAGCGAACGTCAGTGGCGAAAGTTCGAAGACACGCGGGAAATGGACCTTGCCTTTGTGTTGGAAGGCAAATGCCGGGTTCGGACGAACGTTTACAGTCAACGGGGCTCAATGGCAGCCGTTATGCGGATCGTCCCCAGCCGGATCCGGACACTTGAAGAGCTTGGCTTGCCGCCCAGCTTGAGCGAGGTCACCAAGAACCGACAGGGGCTGGTTCTTGTCACCGGACCGACTGGTTCTGGGAAAACGACAACCCTTTCCGCCCTCATCGATATCATCAACGAACAGCGGCGGTGCCACATCGTCACGATCGAAGACCCGTTGGAAGTCGAGCACCAAGACAAGAACAGCTATGTCAGCCAGCGCGAGATCGGGATCGACACCGAAGACTTTTATCCGGCCATGCGGGCCGTAGTCCGGGAAGCGCCGGACGTGATCCTGGTTGGTGAAATGCGCGATACCACAACCATGAACGTCGCGTTGCAAGCTGGGGAAACCGGCCACTTGGTGTTCTCAACCGTGCACACCGCTTCAGCATACGAAACACTCGACCGGGTCATCAACATGTTCCCGCCGCATGAAAAGATTCACCTTTGCCAGCGCCTTTCCAACTCGCTGAGGGCGATTGTCGCCCAAAAGCTCGTTCCGAGGGCCGATGGGAATGGCCGGGTGGTCGCGGCTGAGATTCTGATCTGCACGCCAACCGTCAGCAAAGCGATTGAAGACGGCCACTTCGGCGATCTGTACCACCTCATGAACGAGGGCGGATTCTGGGGAATGCAGACGATGAACCAATCTCTGGCCCGTTATGTTAAGGCAGGGATAGTGACGGAAGAGGTTGCGTACAATTACGCGGGCATCCTTTCCGAACTCAAGCAGATGCTCCGCCGATAA
- a CDS encoding DUF1800 domain-containing protein produces MLMESTGSPTATAERESPLATTPTLQSRRTILAGGLTAALAAATGMASAQQMLGKGRTGANLPGAKPPGGNGFGNSGNRFGSSGGAGVTNVGRFWTDVNKRLLRRVTYGPTQADLTELTTLGYDAYLEKQLNWESIDDSVCESWVSANCPRLQLSLLQLNQYQGPNSWPTMYQLKNALTYRAIFSKRQLLQRMSEFWGDHFYLNEKPYYGGVMDYYRGQRNLAMTTFYDQLVWSANHGAMMDYLDNRGSVAGSINVNYAREILELHTVTPASGYTEADIYEVANILTGWGTPSREGDPLHTGIFEYTDSAHAPGTRTVMGHSFPQSGKAQGDAFLTWLATHPYTVYNICSKLCRFFLGRDPDAGLLQSLGNAWGPKGDIKALLRIILSSNQMQKSVPKFKRPFHLVVGSIRQLGLYVNEPSGILNQIAEMSHEPYKWEQPDAYPDSFVHWSTSMVQRLNFGLGISNGQVWSVEWFDPAVFQNMSDPQRMDWINQKLFLGELPVSDQIWFRRYMKGSNSTERGRNALAMALASPAHQWF; encoded by the coding sequence ATGTTGATGGAATCGACCGGCTCACCCACTGCCACGGCGGAAAGGGAATCCCCCTTGGCAACGACCCCCACCCTGCAATCTCGCCGCACGATCCTGGCTGGCGGCTTGACGGCCGCCTTGGCCGCGGCGACGGGGATGGCTTCCGCCCAGCAGATGTTAGGGAAGGGTCGTACCGGGGCAAATCTTCCTGGCGCCAAGCCTCCCGGCGGCAACGGATTCGGGAATTCCGGCAATCGCTTTGGATCCAGCGGCGGGGCCGGGGTCACCAATGTCGGGCGGTTCTGGACCGACGTCAACAAACGCTTATTGAGGCGCGTCACCTACGGGCCGACGCAAGCCGACTTGACGGAGCTGACAACCCTGGGTTATGACGCCTATCTCGAAAAGCAGCTCAACTGGGAATCCATCGACGATTCGGTCTGCGAAAGCTGGGTGTCTGCCAATTGCCCCCGCTTGCAACTATCGTTGCTCCAACTGAACCAATACCAAGGGCCGAACTCGTGGCCCACCATGTACCAGTTGAAGAATGCCCTGACATACCGGGCAATCTTTTCAAAGCGCCAACTGTTGCAGCGGATGTCAGAGTTTTGGGGCGACCACTTTTACTTGAACGAGAAGCCCTACTATGGCGGCGTCATGGACTATTACCGTGGGCAGCGCAATTTGGCGATGACCACGTTTTACGACCAGTTGGTCTGGTCGGCTAACCACGGCGCGATGATGGACTATCTAGACAACCGCGGTTCGGTGGCGGGGAGCATCAACGTCAACTACGCCCGCGAGATCCTGGAACTCCATACGGTGACCCCGGCCAGCGGATACACCGAGGCGGACATCTATGAAGTCGCTAACATCCTGACCGGATGGGGAACCCCTTCGCGGGAAGGCGACCCGTTGCACACGGGGATTTTTGAATACACCGATTCTGCCCATGCGCCTGGCACGCGCACCGTGATGGGGCATTCATTCCCGCAATCGGGCAAAGCCCAGGGCGATGCCTTCCTCACCTGGTTGGCCACCCACCCTTACACGGTGTACAACATTTGCAGCAAACTGTGCCGGTTCTTTTTGGGCCGTGATCCCGATGCGGGACTGTTGCAATCCTTGGGCAACGCATGGGGCCCAAAGGGCGATATCAAAGCGTTGCTCCGCATCATCCTGTCATCGAACCAGATGCAAAAGTCTGTGCCCAAGTTCAAGCGGCCCTTCCATTTGGTTGTCGGCTCGATCCGCCAGTTGGGGCTCTATGTCAACGAGCCGAGCGGCATTTTGAACCAGATTGCCGAGATGTCCCACGAACCATACAAGTGGGAACAGCCAGACGCCTACCCGGATTCCTTTGTGCATTGGTCGACCAGCATGGTCCAAAGGCTGAATTTCGGCTTGGGGATCTCGAACGGCCAAGTGTGGTCCGTTGAATGGTTCGACCCGGCGGTATTCCAGAACATGAGCGACCCTCAGCGCATGGATTGGATCAACCAAAAGCTGTTCCTAGGAGAATTACCGGTATCCGACCAGATATGGTTCCGCCGATATATGAAAGGGTCGAACTCTACTGAACGTGGCCGCAACGCCTTGGCTATGGCCTTGGCAAGCCCGGCACACCAGTGGTTTTGA
- a CDS encoding type IV pilus twitching motility protein PilT, with amino-acid sequence MPWQKVRTRPSSTAGRRKKDWRRRQPLHIEELLKECVRRNGSDLHFKTDTGKVYIRVFGELYSMDGVPEFTDADFRAAVKELLRPDQIEKFDRDFELDFALEIPGVSRFRGNLYQQREHAQAAFRVIPFEISTMEELHLPPACFEFIERPRGLVLVTGPAGSGKSTSLAAMVDRINRTQELHIVTVEDPIEFVHDDHKALINQRELDVDTLSFANALKYVLRQDPDVILVGEMRDLETIHLAITAAETGHLVFATLHTVDALQTVDRIVDVFPMHQQQQIRMQLSVNLLGVVSQTLVRRKDGRGRIAAYEILNATSAVRNLIRENKSYQIGSIIQTGARQKMHTLDQSLARLVEAGLVDYNEARTKAKDPFEFDRIVSLGSSNAARPSGSTEAAGTDDGQRAEPNTPPPGAVRGQPNRPRVGGNQT; translated from the coding sequence ATGCCTTGGCAAAAAGTTCGAACACGGCCGAGTTCCACCGCAGGGCGGAGAAAGAAGGATTGGCGGAGGCGACAACCCTTGCACATTGAAGAACTGCTGAAAGAATGCGTCCGGCGCAACGGGTCGGACCTGCACTTCAAAACGGATACCGGAAAGGTCTATATCCGCGTCTTCGGGGAACTGTATTCCATGGATGGGGTGCCGGAATTCACGGATGCGGATTTTCGCGCCGCGGTCAAGGAGCTCCTCCGGCCCGATCAAATCGAGAAATTCGACCGGGATTTTGAGCTGGACTTTGCGCTTGAGATTCCCGGGGTCAGCCGGTTCCGCGGGAACCTCTACCAACAACGGGAGCATGCGCAAGCGGCATTCCGGGTCATCCCGTTCGAGATTTCCACGATGGAGGAACTTCACCTTCCGCCGGCGTGCTTTGAGTTCATTGAACGTCCCCGGGGACTGGTTTTGGTTACCGGCCCGGCCGGGAGCGGGAAGTCGACCAGTTTGGCGGCCATGGTCGACCGCATCAACCGCACCCAAGAACTCCATATCGTGACGGTAGAAGACCCGATCGAGTTCGTCCACGACGACCACAAGGCTTTGATCAACCAACGCGAACTGGATGTGGACACCCTGAGTTTTGCCAACGCGCTCAAATACGTGTTGCGGCAAGACCCCGATGTCATCCTGGTTGGGGAGATGAGAGACCTGGAAACGATCCATTTGGCGATCACCGCCGCGGAAACCGGGCACCTAGTTTTTGCCACCTTGCACACTGTCGATGCGCTGCAAACGGTCGACCGCATCGTCGACGTGTTCCCCATGCACCAGCAGCAGCAGATCCGGATGCAGCTTTCGGTCAACCTCCTCGGGGTAGTCAGCCAAACGTTGGTGCGGCGCAAAGATGGCCGGGGCCGCATCGCCGCATACGAGATCCTGAATGCCACCAGCGCCGTTCGGAACCTGATCCGCGAAAACAAGTCGTACCAAATCGGGTCGATCATCCAAACGGGGGCCCGCCAAAAAATGCACACTTTGGATCAATCGCTAGCCAGGCTGGTGGAGGCTGGGTTGGTGGATTACAACGAAGCCAGAACCAAGGCTAAAGATCCCTTCGAATTCGACCGAATCGTCTCGCTGGGGTCTTCCAACGCGGCGCGTCCGTCCGGTTCCACCGAGGCCGCGGGGACCGATGACGGGCAAAGGGCCGAGCCCAATACGCCGCCGCCGGGGGCCGTGCGCGGGCAGCCGAACCGGCCGCGGGTCGGCGGCAACCAGACCTGA
- a CDS encoding threo-3-hydroxy-L-aspartate ammonia-lyase has translation MVTFADVAAAHDRIAPYIHRTPVRTNRTLNEKLGASVYFKCENFQVAGAFKYRGATNALLQLGPEQRERGVMTYSSGNHAQALARAGQVHGVRVTVVMPNDAPRVKRAATEGYGAEVILYDRDETNREELSRKLSQERGLSLIPPYDHAHIVAGAGTAVKEMIQECGAFDEIYIPVGGGGLLSGSAVAAKTMCPGCRVVGVEPEAGDDICRSFASGKIETVHNPETIADGARTPSASDLTFSLIREHVDEMASVPDSQLLVCMAFYAERMKMVVEPTGSLSLAPLLGAQKEIAGKRIGVVISGGNVDLADLSRYWGQR, from the coding sequence ATGGTCACCTTCGCGGATGTGGCGGCAGCCCACGATCGCATCGCGCCGTACATCCACCGAACTCCGGTTCGAACAAACCGAACGCTAAACGAAAAGCTCGGTGCATCGGTTTACTTCAAGTGCGAGAACTTCCAGGTTGCAGGCGCATTCAAGTACCGCGGGGCGACAAATGCCCTGCTCCAACTTGGTCCGGAGCAGAGAGAGAGGGGCGTCATGACCTATTCTTCCGGCAACCACGCCCAGGCGCTGGCGCGAGCTGGCCAAGTTCACGGGGTTCGGGTGACGGTTGTTATGCCCAATGACGCCCCCCGGGTCAAACGGGCGGCAACCGAAGGTTACGGGGCCGAGGTCATCCTCTACGACCGCGACGAGACGAACCGGGAAGAACTCAGCCGCAAGCTCAGCCAAGAACGGGGCCTGTCCTTGATCCCCCCTTATGACCACGCTCATATCGTCGCCGGAGCCGGCACGGCGGTCAAGGAAATGATCCAGGAATGTGGCGCCTTCGATGAAATCTACATCCCCGTTGGTGGCGGAGGCTTGCTGAGTGGCTCGGCGGTCGCGGCAAAAACGATGTGTCCGGGCTGCCGGGTGGTGGGTGTCGAACCGGAGGCCGGGGACGATATTTGCCGGTCGTTTGCCAGCGGCAAGATCGAGACGGTTCACAACCCGGAGACAATCGCCGACGGGGCCAGGACGCCCAGTGCCAGCGATTTAACGTTTTCCCTGATCAGGGAACATGTGGATGAGATGGCATCGGTGCCCGACTCCCAGCTCTTGGTGTGCATGGCGTTCTATGCCGAGCGGATGAAAATGGTTGTCGAGCCGACAGGCAGCTTGAGCTTGGCACCATTGCTGGGTGCGCAAAAAGAAATCGCGGGCAAGCGGATCGGGGTTGTGATCAGCGGGGGCAATGTGGATTTGGCCGACCTATCTAGATATTGGGGGCAAAGGTGA
- a CDS encoding type IV pilus twitching motility protein PilT, giving the protein MHPTLEALLRRVVEVQASDLHLKAGNPPLMRTHGDLRRTDFPALSGDELHQIFDSILTEDRRERLENFKECDLSVAVPGLARFRVNLFWQRHQVGGVFRLIPYEIRTIDELRLPPVCKTLALLPRGLILVTGPTGSGKSTSLAAMIDHININARRHIITVEDPIEYVHADKTSIINQRELGTDTHSFSEALKHVMRQNPDVILVGEMRDLETIQLAITAAETGHLVFSTLHTVDAAQTIDRIVDVFDSEQQSQIRTQLSVTLQAVISQTLLPTKDGKGRIAAHEVMAVTPAIRTLIRDGKTHQILPHIQTGIDFGMQTLDGSLLKLLREGKIDFEHALAKSSNTAEFHRRAEKEGLAEATTLAH; this is encoded by the coding sequence ATGCATCCCACGCTTGAAGCACTATTGCGCCGGGTCGTGGAGGTCCAGGCCAGCGACCTCCACCTTAAGGCTGGCAACCCGCCGCTCATGCGGACCCACGGCGATTTGCGCCGGACCGATTTCCCGGCCCTGTCTGGTGATGAGTTGCACCAGATTTTCGACAGCATCCTGACCGAGGATCGGAGGGAACGGCTTGAAAACTTCAAAGAGTGCGACCTTTCGGTGGCCGTGCCCGGATTGGCGCGGTTCCGGGTCAACCTCTTTTGGCAGCGGCACCAGGTGGGCGGGGTTTTCAGGCTGATCCCATATGAGATCCGGACGATCGACGAACTGAGGCTCCCTCCCGTTTGCAAAACTTTGGCATTGTTGCCTCGGGGGCTCATCCTTGTCACCGGCCCCACGGGAAGTGGCAAGTCGACTTCGTTGGCCGCGATGATCGACCATATCAACATCAATGCGCGGCGGCACATCATCACGGTGGAAGACCCGATCGAATACGTCCATGCCGACAAGACGAGCATCATCAACCAACGCGAACTTGGCACCGATACCCACAGTTTCTCCGAAGCCCTGAAACATGTGATGCGGCAAAACCCTGATGTCATCCTGGTTGGGGAGATGCGCGATTTGGAGACCATCCAACTGGCAATCACCGCCGCGGAAACCGGCCACTTGGTTTTTTCCACCTTGCACACGGTGGATGCTGCCCAGACGATCGACCGGATCGTCGACGTATTCGACAGCGAGCAGCAGTCGCAGATCCGCACCCAGCTGAGCGTGACCCTTCAGGCGGTTATCTCGCAGACCCTTTTGCCGACCAAAGACGGCAAGGGCCGGATTGCCGCGCACGAGGTGATGGCCGTCACCCCGGCGATCCGGACTTTGATCCGCGACGGCAAGACCCACCAGATCCTGCCCCATATCCAGACCGGGATCGATTTCGGCATGCAAACCTTGGATGGCTCGCTCCTCAAGCTCTTGCGCGAAGGCAAGATTGACTTTGAGCATGCCTTGGCAAAAAGTTCGAACACGGCCGAGTTCCACCGCAGGGCGGAGAAAGAAGGATTGGCGGAGGCGACAACCCTTGCACATTGA